DNA from Asticcacaulis excentricus:
GTCCTGTGGGAAAGGGGCCCCGTTTACTCAGAGAGTAGATGATTAGGGCGCAGGTGTAAATTAGGGGTGAAGAGAGCGCAGAATTGTCTTATCACGGGTTTAATGGCCGATCTTTCATCCCCAGTTGAAACCGTCCCTGCCGTGGATGTGCGCCGTCCGGCGGTAAAGGGTTGCGGGCTGGTGTTCGCTTTGCCGCATTCGGGACCGTATCTGCCGCCGGCCTTTGTGGCGGCGGCGCGCTACGAGGCGCAACACCTGCGCATGACCGAAGACGCCTTTGTTGACGCGCTGATCGGCTTTGAGACGCTGGAAGGGGTGTGGGCGGTGCGGGCCAATTACAGCCGCGCCTATGTCGATGTGAACCGCCACCCGCTGGAGCTGGACCCGCGCCTGATCCGCGGCGCGCTGCCGAAAGGGGCGCTCAGCCAGTCGCTGCGCGTGCGCTCCGGTTACGGCGTCATTCCGCGCTGCCTGTCGGGCGGGCGGGAGATTCACGCGCAGCCGATCAGCTATGACGAGGCGGCGCGGCGTCTGGCGCAGGTGCACGTCCCTTATCACCGCGCGCTGACCGAAGCGCTGGCCGAAGCCAAGTCGGCGCACGGGCGGGTGACGCTGATCGACTGGCACTCCATGCCCTCGACGACGCTCAAACCGGGCTCGGAGGCCCAGCCGTCAGCGAAACTGGCGGATATTGTGCTGGGGGATCTGCATGGTGAGGCGTGCGCGCCCGGCCTGACGGCCTTTGTGCGGCAGGTGTTTGAAGCGCACGGCTTCCGCGTGGCGCATAACCATCCCTTTGCCGGCGGCTATACGCTTGAACGCTACGCCCAGCCGCCCAAGGGGGTGGAGGCGCTACAGATCGAGCTGAACCGCGGGCTCTACATGGATGAGGCAACCCTGACCCTCAGCCCCAATGCCGGGCGCATGAAGGCGGCCATCGCGGCCGTGATCGACGGGCTGAAGCGAAGGTAATACCAAGGGTCATTGAAAATGACTCTTGATATTACCTTCGAGACTGTCTCATGTCACTGACACATATGAGACAGTCTCGTGTCTTCAACGGCCGGATGCGGTCAGCATTTTCGGCCGTTGGTATAAGGGACTTATTCGGGCAAAAAAAAGCCGCGCTACACGAGCGCGGCTAAGTCTACAGGGAGGAAACGCCCAGGAAGGGCATCGACGTAAAAACGTCGAACACTGACTTTATACGTTGCGATGCAAAAATCCACAAGCGGAAAACGCATTTGTATGATCACGTATCGTTACAATGGTTCCTAAGCGTAAGAAATAAAGTTAAGCAAACCTTTGCGTTATTTAGAAAACGATTCAGCCAGCTTTCGTTTCTATATTTGTTTTATCTTGCTGCGACGCAGCATTTTCCGGTTCGTCCTCTATTTTTCCGTCATAGATGGGGCGGGTGCGGGTAGGGTAGGGATGCTCCTCCAGAAGCTCACGCATCCGCCGCAGGCCGCGCGCCGCCTGTGAGCGCGACTGCCGCCAGGCCAGGAGCGCGGTGGCACCGATGCTGGCCAGCGCCAGAGGGATCGGACCGAACAGCCACGCGGCGGCGGCCAGCGAGAAATAGTAACCGCGCACGCCCTGCGAAAAGTTCGACATGGCCGGCTCGAAAATGTCCGACACGGCCTCGGTGAAGGCCTGCGCGCTCTGCGGGTCGATGTTTTCGGGCACCGCGCCCATGGCGGCCACGGCGTAGTTGGTCTGACGCAGGGCCCAGATGAAGTTGAGAAGCCCGCGCGCCAGACAGACCATGACCAGAGCCAGCTTCATCAGGAGCAGGGCCGAGGACGAGGTGTCGATACCGAGCGCGTGCGCGCTCTTGTACGACAGGTCGCCGGTAAAGATGGCCCCGGCGACGGCGGCAATCAGGATGAGGTTGGCCGAAGCGAAGAAGCTCATTGAATTGACGCCGTGACCGATGAGGTTGGAGTCGTAGAGCTTGAACGAGCGGATGACCATTTCCTTCATCCACGCGCGCCGCACGATGGTCAGGTCCTTGAAGATCACGCCCGATTTCTTGGACAGGGCCTTGAGCACCGGCTCATAGCCCAGCCAGCAAAAGATGAAGACCAGAAGGGCGGCGAAATCGCGCCAGCTACCGAACAGTTTGACGATCAGTTCCATGACGAGGACTTTTGTAAGGGGCTGTTGTTATGAGACTTTGGTCTAGTTGCGGTGTTTCGAAGTCGCCTGACAAGCGATAATTCCTTGTCGGGTAACAAATTGTAGCAAAGTGCGAAAACAAAAAACGCAGACTTCGCTTGTGCGAAAGAAGCGGACCGCTTATGACAGCGCCCAAACCATATCTTCAATGCCGTTTAACAATAAAGACATCCTATGAATCTCGATAAGATTTCCGTCGGTCCGAACGCTCCCTGGGACATCCACGCCGTCATCGAAATTCCGCAGGGCGGTATGCCCGTCAAGTACGAAATGGATAAGGATTCCGGCGCGCTGTTCGTCGATCGCTTCCTTTACACCTCCATGTTCTATCCGGGTAACTACGGCTTTATCCCGCACACGCTGGCTGACGACGGCGACCCCTGTGACATTCTGGTGGTCGGTCCGACGCCGGTCTATCCGGGCGTAGTCATCCGTTCGCGCCCCATTGGTGTGCTGCTGATGGAAGACGAAGCGGGCAAGGACGAGAAGATTCTGGCCGTGCCGGTGGACAAGCTGCACCCCTACTACACCAATGTCTCGAGCTATCGTCAGATGCCGGCCATCATGATCGAGCAGATCACCCACTTCTTCGCCCACTACAAGGATCTCGAGAAGAACAAGGAAACCCGCGTTCTGGGCTGGGGCGATCCGGAGCAGGCCGCTCAGCTGATCCGCGAAGGTCAGGAACGTCTGGCCAAGAAGATCGGTTGATCTTTAAAATACTACTGAAAGGCCCGCTGGCAACAGCGGGCTTTTTTGTGCGCGATTTTCAGAATTGTGAAAACAAGTCACACGATGAAATATGGATTGACCTGCCGCACAGGCCATGCAATTGTTTCTATACAAAAGGACCACGCGGTAATTTCTGCTTTTTGCGATGGCATATATTCGCAAATTTTCGCAGTCCTTTGCAAAATGGGGTCAAATTATCGGATGAATTCGATTATTTGATCGGTTCTGTGCATGAATCTCCTGCCTGCTCAAAAATAAGCTTTAAAAATCAAATGAGAAATGGGCGCGCGCCGGTAAGACGCCTAAAGGCCGCGTTGTGGATTTCTCAGTAAACCGCATGATATTAGTCCGCGCTGGTATAACGCGTTGCGTATCCGTGGCCTGAGCGTGTGTTTGTGCGGGCCTGCGGTTTCTTCCTCCCCCAAAAATAGACTTTTCAGGTCAGAACAGAAAATACCTATGTCCGATAGCTCATCCGATGTGGCGTCGCGCCTCTACGCACTTGCCGTAGCCCGTGATACCGCTAACCTGGTCGATCTCGACGCCTCCCTTGCCCTTGCCCGCGCTTCGGTGCGCACGCTGATGGCCCTGTCGCCGCAGGCGGCCATGCTGATGCGTGAGTTCGCGCAGGAAGAAATCGACCGACTGCATATGGAATGCACCGAGGAATCGCATGGTTCCATCGCCATCATCCGCGATACGCTGAATATGGCCTGAGCCCTGCTCACCGGTGCAAAACAAAAAAGCCCGAAGGCATTGGCCTCCGGGCTTTTTTCATGGCTTGATGCGACGCCTATTCGACCGTCTGATCTTCGATCTCGGCGTCCGGGCCGTTCTTCTTGATCGACTCAATGGCATTCTTGGCCGAAGCCTTGGAAGCATAGCCTTCGGTCCAGAAAATCGTCTCGGAATTATAGACGAAATAGGCGACGAATTCGCCGGCCTTGTTCTTTTTGATCAGGAACTTGTGCGCCATGAGAGTCTCCGTTTGTTGGCAACGCCATCGGGCGTCGGCGTGAGGATTCTCCGCAAAGGGGATTCCGTCAAGCCCAAGTTACGAAGTTATCGGAAGCGTTTGAGCCCGTGGTGCCAGATCAGGCCCAGAAACCCGCCCTTGATGAATGGCAGCAGCAGCAGGGTCAGGGCGCCCATAATGGTCAGGGTCACCGGCACCACGATTTCCAGAGGGAAATTCCAGAAAAACTCAAAGGCAAACATCGGTGCAATGACCAGATGCCCGACCAGCAGCATGGTCACATAGGCCGGGCCGTCGTCGCAGGGATAGGCCCCCAGCGGCGTCTGACAATGGCTGCACGTATCCACCACCTTGAGATAGCCCCGGAAGGCGTGGCCTTCGCCACAGGCGGGGCAGCGGCGGCGCAGGCCGCGGGAAATGGCCGTCGAAAGTGAGGCTTTATCGGTCATGGGGCCGGAACTCCGCTGTTATCGGTTCTTATCATACGCCGATATGTGGGAAACCACACGTCCCCCCGCCATGTGTAACGCTGTCGCAGGCCTGTCGATACCGCATTGCGAGCCTTGGGTGTGATTTTACGCTTGCAAAATCACATAAAGACATCTTTATATGGTTATATGAAATCGAGCGACATACTGGGCGAAGCGGCGCTGCTGGAGGCGTTAAAGGCGATGGGGGAGCCCACACGTCTGCGTCTTTTGCGTCTTTTAGCGCATGAAGAACTGTCTGTCATGGAATTGGTGCGGATTCTCAATCAGAGTCAGCCGCGCATTTCACGCCACCTCAAGCTGATGAATGAGGCCGGGGTAATTGACCGTTTTCCGGACGGGGCCTGGGTCTTCTATCGCCTGAGTGAGCATCCGGCCCTGACGCCGTTGATTGACTCAGTTCTGACGGCGCTGGGTGATGAAAACAGCGCCGATCTTCGGGCGCTGGAAGAGGTGCGCGGTCAGCGGCTTGAGGCGGCGCAGGGCTATTTCGAAAATATCGCCCCCGTATGGGACCAGATCCGCTCGCACTACGTCGATGATGCCGAGGTCGAGGCGGCCATTCAATCGCTGGTGGGCGATGCGCCGGTCGAAACCATCGTTGATCTGGGCACCGGGTCGGGGCGGATGCTCAGCCTGCTGGCCCCGAACGCGCAATACGCCATCGGGCTCGACCTGTCGCAGCAGATGCTCAACATCGCCCGCGCCCGCACGCGCGAGGCGGGCCTGAGCGGCATCGATTTCCGCCACGGCGACATCCTCGCCACCCGGCTCAATGGTCAGAGCGCCGATCTGGTCGTCATCCACCAGGTGCTGCACTTCCTACCCGATCCGGGGCAGGCGCTGAAAGAGGCGGCGCGGCTGCTGAAACCCGGCGGCCGCCTGCTGATCGTCGATTTCGCCCCGCACCGGCTGGAGATCATGCGCGACGAATATCAGCACCGTCGCCTCGGCATCGGTGATGACGATATGGGCCACTGGCAGAAGGTGGCCGGGCTTAAGGCCCTGCGCAGCCTGTCCCTCCCGCCGCATCAGGAGCCCGGTCTGACCGTGCGCATCTGGCTGATGCAAAAAGCCTGATGCATCCCATAAAACGCTACAGAGAATACGCTTATGGCTCCGCCGCCCGCCTTTGTTCAGTCCGCCATTGCCCGCTCGGTCCGCGCCGGGGCGTCGCACCTCAATGTGTCGTTTGAGTTCTTCCCGCCCAAGTCGGCGGAGATGGAAGAGAGCCTGTGGGGCGCTATCCGCCGCCTTGAGCCGCTGAACCCCAGCTTCGTCTCGGTCACCTATGGGGCGGGCGGTTCGACGCGCGAGCGTACCCACCGCACGGTGAAGCGCATACTGGACGAAACCGCGCTGAAACCTGCCGCGCACCTGACCTGCGTCGAGGCCTCACGCGAAGAGGTCGATGAGGTCATCCGCGAATACTGGAACGCCGGTGTGCGCCACATCGTGGCCCTGCGTGGCGACCCGCCCGGCGGGCTTCAGGACGGTCAGTACAGGCCGCGTCCGGACGGCTATCAGAACGCCACGGAGCTGACCGCCGCCATCCGCCGCATCGGTGATTTTGAGGTCAGCGTCGGCGTCTATCCGGAAAAGCACCCGCAGTCGCCGTCTCTAGACTTTGATCTCGACGTGCTGCGTCAGAAGGTCGATGCCGGGGCGACGCGCGGCATCAGCCAGTTCTTCTTTGAGCCGGAAACCTTCCTGCGCTTCCGCGATGCCGTGGCCGATGCGGGCATTCAGATTGATCTGACGCCGGGCATCATGCCGGTCACCAATTTCAAGGGCCTGCGCAAGATGGCGGCGGCCTGCGAAGCCGCGGTGCCCGACTGGCTGCAAGAGCTTTTCCAAGGCCTCGACGACGATGCGGAGACGCGCAAACTGCTGGCCTCGGCCGTGGCGGTCGAGCAGGTGCTGGGGTTGGAGCGCGAAGGGGTGAACCATTTCCACTTCTACACGCTCAACCGGGCCGAACTGGTCTATTCCATCTGTCGCGTTCTAGGTCTAAGGGACGGTCAGCCGACCGCCGCCTGATTGCCTTCTCATGTCTCTTCAACCTGACTACGCTTCGATTACGCGGGCGGACCCCAATCCGTTCAAGCGCTATTTGCAACGCAAGCGCTTCGAGGAGGCGATTGCCCTGCTGAAAGGTCGGCATCCGGCGCTCAGTATCGACTACGGTGCCGGTGATGGTGAACTGGCGCGGCAGCTACGTCAGGCCTGTCCCGACGGCGAGGTCATTTGCTTTGAGCCGTCGGCGCAGTTGCGAGCGCAGGCTGTGGCCCATGTCGGCGCGCTGAGCGGCGTGACGGTGGTGGCCGGGATCGAAGGGATTGCCGATGCGAGTGCGGACGCGATCTTCTGTCTGGAGGTGTTCGAGCACCTGCCACCCGAGGAGATGGAGGCGGCGCTGGCCCAGATGCACCGGCTGTTGAAGCCCGATGGCGTGCTGATTATCGGCGTGCCGGTCGAGACGGGGCCGGTGGCGTGGGTGAAGGGCTGGTTCCGCGGGCGTCGGCGAGTGGATTTCGACACGGACCGCTATCGTATCGCGCAGGCGGCGCGCGGCGATATCCGTTTCGAGCGCTTGCGCGTGGACTTTGAGGGCGGCTGGGGCTACTACCCGCACCATCTGGGCTTTGATTATCGTGATCTGCTGGCGCGCGTGAAGGCGCACTTTGTGATCGAAACGCGCCGCTCCAGCCCGCTGGCCCTGCTGCCACCGGAATGGAACAGCGAACTGAACCTGCTTCTGCGGAAGCGCTGATAACCTTCGCCTCCCCTGATTTCAGGGGAGGTGGATTCGAGGCCGCAAGGCTTCGAAGACGGTGGGGTTAAACCCGCCGGTGTAACCCCCCTCCGCCCATTCCGGCGGTGTCCCCCCTGAGATCAGGGGGGAAGGAGACAGATATGACCCGTCAGGACCGCATTGACACCCTGAAAGCCGCCGCCAAGGAACGCATCCTGATCCTCGACGGATCATGGGGCGTGATGATCCAGCGGCGTGGCCTCGATGAGCAGGATTTCCGCGGTGAGCGCTTCAAGGACCATGTTGGTCAGATGAAGGGCAATAACGACATCCTGTGCCTGACCCGCCCGGACATCATCACCGACCTGCACAATCAATACTATGCGGCGGGGGCTGATATTTCCGAGACCAATACCTTCTCGGCGACGACCATTGCCATGGACGACTATCACCTTGATGCGCAGGCCTGCTGGGACATCAATTACGAAGGGGCGAAGCTGGCGCGCGCCGCCGCCGATGCCTGGACGGCGAAGGAGCCGGAAAAGCCGCGCTTTGTGGCGGGCTCGATCGGGCCGCTGAACAAGATGCTGTCCATGTCGTCGGACGTGAATGACCCCGGCGCGCGCAGCGTCACCTTCGATCAGGTCTATGAGGCCTATAAGCAGCAGATTCGCGCGCTGAACGAAGGTGGGGTGGACCTCTATCTGGTTGAGACCATTACCGACACGCTGAACTGCAAGGCGGCGCTCAAGGCCATTATGGACCTTGAGGACGAGGGGCTCGACAAGCTGCCGATCTGGATTTCGGGCACCATTACCGACCGCTCGGGCCGTACCCTCAGCGGGCAGACGGCGGAGGCCTTCTGGAACTCGGTCAAGCACGCCAAACCGTTTGCCATCGGCTTTAACTGCGCGCTGGGGGCCGACCTGATGCGCCCCCACATTGCCGAGCTGGCGCGCGTGGCCGATACGCTGGTCGCCGCCTATCCCAATGCCGGCCTGCCCAACGCCATGGGGCAGTATGACGAGCAGCCGCACGAAACGGCGCACGAACTGCACGAATGGGCCAAGGACGGGCTGGTCAATATTCTGGGGGGCTGCTGCGGCACGACACCCGACCATATCAAACACGTCGCCGATGAGGTGCGCGGGTTTGCGCCGCGCGTCCCGCCGGAGCGCCCGCGCGCCCTGCGTCTGGCGGGCCTTGAACCGTTTGAATTGAATTGAGGTTGTTATGCGTCTGACCCTGCTTTTCGGCGGCCTGAGCCGCGAGCGTCTGGTGGCCGTCGCCACCACCCAATCCCTGCACAAGGCCCTGCCCGAAGCCGATCTATGGTTCTGGGACGAGGACAATCACGTCTATGAGGCCTCGTCTCTGGCGCTTCTGGGCCATCAGCGGCCGTTCGAGGTGCCCTTCCGCGCCGATGGCCACGATCTGGGGACCATTGATCAGGCGCTGGACAGGGCCGCCGCCGAAGACCGCGTGCTGGTGCTTGGCCTGCACGGTGGCATTGCCGAAAATGGCGAGTTTCAGGTTAAGTGCGAGGCGAGGGGCGTGCCCTTCACCGGCTCCGGTTCGGCGGCTTCGCATCTGTCTTTCGATAAGGTCTCGGCCAAGCGCTTTGCCGCCTGCGCCGGGGTGCCGTCTCCGGCGGGCATTGCGCTCAGTGACCTTGACGCCGCCTTTGCCGAATATGGCAAGCTGGTCGCCAAGCCGGCGCAGGACGGGTCGAGCTTCGGCCTGATCTTCGTCAACTCGACCAATGACCTTGTGGCGGTGCGCGAAGCCGCCAATGAACAGCCCTATCTGATCGAGCCGTTTGTGACGGGGGCCGAGGCGACCTGCGCCGTGCTTGAGCAGGCCGACGGGTCGCTGATCGCCCTGCCGCCCATCGAGATCATCCCTGACCGCGGGGCCTTTGATTACCACTCCAAATATCTGTCCAACCAGACGCAGGAAATCTGCCCCGCGCGCTTTGCGCCGGAGGTGATGGCGGAGATTCAGCGGCTGGCCATTGCGGCGCATAAGGCGCTGTCGTGCCGGGGCTATACGCGGTCGGACTTCATCGTCTCCGATAAGGGCCCGGTGTTTATCGAAACCAACACCCTGCCCGGTATGACGGCCTCGTCGCTGTACCCCAAGGCGCTGGCGGCGCAGGGGATTGGCTTTGTCGATTTCCTGCACGGTCAGGTCGATATTGCGGTCAGGCGGGCGGGGAAATAGTTCTCCTCCCTTCGCTTTCGCCAGCATTGGGCATCTGAGCGCGTAACGAAGATAACGGAAGGGGATATGTTTGTCCGCATCGCAGTCTCGATAAACGAAGTCAGGTGATGTTTTTACGACCTGAGTCCTCCCCCTCTACCGCTTCGCGGTCCCCCTCCCCACGCTTCGCGCAGGGAGGAGAAAACAGGAAATGACCCTAAATCCTTTTTCCGACAACTGGTCCGACCGTCTGCGGATCGCCGCCGATGTGCTGAAAGACGTTACGCCGGACGAGCTGCGTGTCGATCAGCCGTTTTATGATGAACTGACGCTGGTCCTGACCGAATACCGCCTGAGCGATGCCGCCTTTGCCGCTGCCGCGCCGCAGGTGCCCAATCCGCCGGACTGGGCGCAACTGAGCGCCGCCGTGCATGGTTCGACGCCCAATGCCCTGCTGCTGCACATCCACGGCTGGCTGGCGCAGGCGCGGTGGATCGACACGCCTCTGGTGCGCGTGCACGCACAGGGCCTGCTCGAACCGGCGCTGCGGCGACTGGCGGCCCATGTTTCCGACCTTGATATTACACCTGTAAAAGACGATTAAGCGCGCATGACCACGATTATGACCCCCACCTTCATCAATATCGGCGAACGCACCAATGTCACGGGTTCGGCCAAGTTCCGTAAGCTGATCGTCGAAGGCAACTACACCGCCGCGCTCGATGTGGCGCGTCAGCAGGTGGAGGCCGGGGCGCAGATCATCGACATCAATATGGACGAAGGCCTGCTCGATGCGGTGAAGGCCATGACGACCTTCCTCAACCTGCTGGCCGCCGAACCCGATATCGCCCGCGTGCCGGTGATGATCGACTCGTCGAAGTGGGAGGTGATTGAGGCGGGCCTAAAATGCGTGCAGGGCAAGGCCATCGTCAACTCCATCTCGATGAAAGAGGGCGAAGACATCTTCCGCCACCACGCCCGCGAATGCCTGAAATACGGCGCGGCGGTAGTGGTCATGGCCTTTGACGAGGTGGGGCAGGCCGACACGGCGGCGCGCAAGATCGACATCTGTACGCGCGCCTACAACATCCTTGTGGGCGAGGTGGGCTTCCCGCCCGAAGACATCATCTTCGACCCCAATATCTTCGCCGTGGCGACGGGGATCGAGGAACACGACAACTACGCCGTGGACTTTATCGAAGCGACGCGGACGATCAAACAGACCCTGCCCTATGCGCGCATATCGGGCGGCGTGTCGAACGTCAGCTTCTCCTTCCGTGGCAATGAGCCGGTGCGCCGCGCCATCCACTCGGTGTTCCTGTATCACGCCATCAAGGCCGGCATGGATATGGGCATCGTCAATGCCGGCGACCTGCCGGTCTATGACGATATCGACGCCGAACTACGCGAAGCGGTCGAGGATGTGATCCTCAATCGCCCTCAACGCCACAATGTCAGCAATACCGAATGGCTGGTCGATCTGGCTCCCAAATACAAGGGCGAGAAGGGGCAGGTTGAGGCCAAAACTCTGGCCTGGCGCGAAGGCTCTGTCGAAGACCGCCTGAAACATGCTCTCGTGCACGGCATCACCGAATTTATCGAAGCCGATACCGAAGAGGCGCGGCAACAGGCTGAGCGTCCTCTGCACGTCATCGAAGGCCCTCTGATGGCCGGGATGAATGTGGTTGGCGACCTGTTCGGGGCGGGCAAGATGTTCCTGCCGCAGGTGGTTAAATCCGCCCGCGTCATGAAGCAGTCGGTGGCGTACCTCATGCCCTTCATGGAGGCCGAAAAAGACGGCGCCGAGCATCAGTCGGCGGGCAAGATCCTGATGGCCACGGTCAAGGGCGACGTCCACGATATCGGCAAGAACATCGTCGGCGTGGTCCTGCAATGTAACAATTACGAGGTGGTCGATCTCGGGGTCATGGTGCCTGCTGATCGCATCCTCGAAGAGGCCAAAAAGCACAAGGTCGATATGATCGGCCTTTCGGGCCTGATCACGCCGTCGCTGGATGAAATGGTGTTTGTGGCGCGCGAAATGCAGCGTCAGGGCTTTGATATTCCGCTGCTGATCGGCGGGGCGACGACCTCGAAAACCCATACGGCGGTGAAGATCGAGCCGGGCTACAGCAACGGGCAGACCGTCTATGTGCTCGACGCCTCGCGCGCCGTGGGCGTGGTGTCGCAACTGCTGTCCGACACGGATAAGGCGCAGTTCATCGCCGATACCCGCTCCGACTATGAGAAGGTGCGTCTGGCCTATGGCAAGGGCGATCAAAAGCCGCGTTCGGACCTTAAAGAAGCGCGTTCAAAGAAGTTTGTCATCGACTTTGCGGCCGAAGCCCCCGTCGCGCCAACCTTCCTTGGAACGCGCACCTTCAGCCCCTATGATCTGCACGATCTGGCCGACCATATTGACTGGACGCCGTTCTTTGCCACCTGGGAGCTGGCCGGGCGCTTCCCGGACATCCTTGAGGACGAGATTGTGGGCGAGGCGGCCACCGCCCTCTATGCCGATGCGCAGGCCATGCTGAAGCGCATTCTGGACGAAAAATGGTTTGAGGCGCGCGGCGTCGTCGGCTTCTGGCCCGCCAATGCTACCGAAGACGACGATATCGAAGTCTATGAAGACGAGACGCGCTCAAAGGTCATCGCCCGCTTCCACACCCTGCGTCAGCAGATGAAGAAGACGCGCGACGATCAGTCGAACACGGCCTTGAGCGACTTTGTGGCCCCGAAAGGCACCCCCGACTGGATCGGCGGCTTTGCCGTCACCGCCGGGCATGGCGAAATGGAGATCGCGGCGAAGTTCAAGGCGGCGGGCGACGACTATAACGCCATTCTGGCCACTGCTCTGGCCGACCGTCTGGCCGAAGCCTTTGCCGAAGCTCTGCACAAGCGCGTGCGCCGAGAGTTGTGGGCCTATGCCGCCGACGAAGACCTTGATGTCGCCGGTCTGATCGCCGAGCAGTATAAGGGCATCCGCCCGGCACCCGGCTATCCGGCCCAGCCCGACCACACCGAAAAATGGACCCTGTTCGACCTTCTGGACGCGCGGGCAAAGGCGGGGATGGAACTGACCGAAAGCCTCGCCATGACGCCGCCGGCCTCGGTATCGGGCCTCTATTTCGCGCATCCGAAGTCGCACTATTTCGGCGTCGGCAAGATCGAAAAGGATCAGGTCGAAGACTATGCCCGCCGCAAGGGCTGGAGCGTAGATGAGGCCGAGCGGTGGCTGAGCCCGATCCTGAACTACGTGCCGTGATCGGAAAGC
Protein-coding regions in this window:
- a CDS encoding N-formylglutamate amidohydrolase codes for the protein MADLSSPVETVPAVDVRRPAVKGCGLVFALPHSGPYLPPAFVAAARYEAQHLRMTEDAFVDALIGFETLEGVWAVRANYSRAYVDVNRHPLELDPRLIRGALPKGALSQSLRVRSGYGVIPRCLSGGREIHAQPISYDEAARRLAQVHVPYHRALTEALAEAKSAHGRVTLIDWHSMPSTTLKPGSEAQPSAKLADIVLGDLHGEACAPGLTAFVRQVFEAHGFRVAHNHPFAGGYTLERYAQPPKGVEALQIELNRGLYMDEATLTLSPNAGRMKAAIAAVIDGLKRR
- a CDS encoding DUF599 domain-containing protein — encoded protein: MELIVKLFGSWRDFAALLVFIFCWLGYEPVLKALSKKSGVIFKDLTIVRRAWMKEMVIRSFKLYDSNLIGHGVNSMSFFASANLILIAAVAGAIFTGDLSYKSAHALGIDTSSSALLLMKLALVMVCLARGLLNFIWALRQTNYAVAAMGAVPENIDPQSAQAFTEAVSDIFEPAMSNFSQGVRGYYFSLAAAAWLFGPIPLALASIGATALLAWRQSRSQAARGLRRMRELLEEHPYPTRTRPIYDGKIEDEPENAASQQDKTNIETKAG
- the ppa gene encoding inorganic diphosphatase, which codes for MNLDKISVGPNAPWDIHAVIEIPQGGMPVKYEMDKDSGALFVDRFLYTSMFYPGNYGFIPHTLADDGDPCDILVVGPTPVYPGVVIRSRPIGVLLMEDEAGKDEKILAVPVDKLHPYYTNVSSYRQMPAIMIEQITHFFAHYKDLEKNKETRVLGWGDPEQAAQLIREGQERLAKKIG
- a CDS encoding YegP family protein, with product MAHKFLIKKNKAGEFVAYFVYNSETIFWTEGYASKASAKNAIESIKKNGPDAEIEDQTVE
- a CDS encoding DUF983 domain-containing protein, with the translated sequence MTDKASLSTAISRGLRRRCPACGEGHAFRGYLKVVDTCSHCQTPLGAYPCDDGPAYVTMLLVGHLVIAPMFAFEFFWNFPLEIVVPVTLTIMGALTLLLLPFIKGGFLGLIWHHGLKRFR
- a CDS encoding ArsR/SmtB family transcription factor — encoded protein: MKSSDILGEAALLEALKAMGEPTRLRLLRLLAHEELSVMELVRILNQSQPRISRHLKLMNEAGVIDRFPDGAWVFYRLSEHPALTPLIDSVLTALGDENSADLRALEEVRGQRLEAAQGYFENIAPVWDQIRSHYVDDAEVEAAIQSLVGDAPVETIVDLGTGSGRMLSLLAPNAQYAIGLDLSQQMLNIARARTREAGLSGIDFRHGDILATRLNGQSADLVVIHQVLHFLPDPGQALKEAARLLKPGGRLLIVDFAPHRLEIMRDEYQHRRLGIGDDDMGHWQKVAGLKALRSLSLPPHQEPGLTVRIWLMQKA
- the metF gene encoding methylenetetrahydrofolate reductase [NAD(P)H] — protein: MAPPPAFVQSAIARSVRAGASHLNVSFEFFPPKSAEMEESLWGAIRRLEPLNPSFVSVTYGAGGSTRERTHRTVKRILDETALKPAAHLTCVEASREEVDEVIREYWNAGVRHIVALRGDPPGGLQDGQYRPRPDGYQNATELTAAIRRIGDFEVSVGVYPEKHPQSPSLDFDLDVLRQKVDAGATRGISQFFFEPETFLRFRDAVADAGIQIDLTPGIMPVTNFKGLRKMAAACEAAVPDWLQELFQGLDDDAETRKLLASAVAVEQVLGLEREGVNHFHFYTLNRAELVYSICRVLGLRDGQPTAA
- a CDS encoding class I SAM-dependent methyltransferase, with the protein product MSLQPDYASITRADPNPFKRYLQRKRFEEAIALLKGRHPALSIDYGAGDGELARQLRQACPDGEVICFEPSAQLRAQAVAHVGALSGVTVVAGIEGIADASADAIFCLEVFEHLPPEEMEAALAQMHRLLKPDGVLIIGVPVETGPVAWVKGWFRGRRRVDFDTDRYRIAQAARGDIRFERLRVDFEGGWGYYPHHLGFDYRDLLARVKAHFVIETRRSSPLALLPPEWNSELNLLLRKR
- a CDS encoding homocysteine S-methyltransferase family protein, which translates into the protein MTRQDRIDTLKAAAKERILILDGSWGVMIQRRGLDEQDFRGERFKDHVGQMKGNNDILCLTRPDIITDLHNQYYAAGADISETNTFSATTIAMDDYHLDAQACWDINYEGAKLARAAADAWTAKEPEKPRFVAGSIGPLNKMLSMSSDVNDPGARSVTFDQVYEAYKQQIRALNEGGVDLYLVETITDTLNCKAALKAIMDLEDEGLDKLPIWISGTITDRSGRTLSGQTAEAFWNSVKHAKPFAIGFNCALGADLMRPHIAELARVADTLVAAYPNAGLPNAMGQYDEQPHETAHELHEWAKDGLVNILGGCCGTTPDHIKHVADEVRGFAPRVPPERPRALRLAGLEPFELN
- a CDS encoding D-alanine--D-alanine ligase family protein; its protein translation is MRLTLLFGGLSRERLVAVATTQSLHKALPEADLWFWDEDNHVYEASSLALLGHQRPFEVPFRADGHDLGTIDQALDRAAAEDRVLVLGLHGGIAENGEFQVKCEARGVPFTGSGSAASHLSFDKVSAKRFAACAGVPSPAGIALSDLDAAFAEYGKLVAKPAQDGSSFGLIFVNSTNDLVAVREAANEQPYLIEPFVTGAEATCAVLEQADGSLIALPPIEIIPDRGAFDYHSKYLSNQTQEICPARFAPEVMAEIQRLAIAAHKALSCRGYTRSDFIVSDKGPVFIETNTLPGMTASSLYPKALAAQGIGFVDFLHGQVDIAVRRAGK